A single region of the Solidesulfovibrio fructosivorans JJ] genome encodes:
- a CDS encoding HDIG domain-containing metalloprotein, with protein sequence MIDRPTAVECIAAQNPHPGLVAHGRETEVVMRAMAARLGEDPELWGITGLLHDLDYPQTAATPERHGLALAELLPEGALPPEAMHAIAAHNDEHTGVAPQTPFDFALRASESVTGIISAAALVRPDKMVGMKPKSIKKKMKDKAFAANVRRANILECEKAGVPLDEFLALAIAAIADVAAETGLA encoded by the coding sequence ATGATCGATCGCCCGACGGCCGTGGAATGCATCGCGGCCCAAAATCCCCATCCCGGACTGGTGGCCCACGGCCGCGAAACCGAAGTCGTCATGCGGGCCATGGCGGCCCGGCTCGGGGAAGATCCCGAGCTTTGGGGCATAACCGGCCTGCTCCACGACCTGGACTACCCGCAGACCGCCGCCACCCCCGAACGCCACGGCCTCGCCCTGGCCGAGCTTTTGCCCGAAGGCGCGCTGCCGCCCGAGGCCATGCACGCCATCGCCGCCCACAACGACGAGCACACGGGCGTCGCGCCGCAAACGCCCTTCGACTTCGCCCTGCGGGCATCCGAAAGCGTCACCGGCATCATCTCCGCCGCCGCCCTGGTGCGGCCGGACAAGATGGTCGGCATGAAGCCCAAAAGCATCAAAAAGAAGATGAAGGACAAGGCCTTTGCCGCCAACGTGCGCCGGGCCAACATCCTGGAGTGCGAGAAGGCCGGGGTGCCCCTGGACGAGTTTTTGGCCCTGGCCATCGCCGCCATTGCCGACGTCGCCGCCGAGACCGGACTGGCCTGA
- a CDS encoding phage holin family protein, with protein MASGLGPLDETLAAGGRLSGVCLDILADRLELLGLEAREAKVRLAQCLILACAGAALLVVGLGLVGVAVLIAVPPPWRAWVAAGIAFVCLAAGAGAFWRLRRRLSGLPRVFSQTAAELRKDRECF; from the coding sequence ATGGCCTCCGGGCTTGGCCCGCTTGACGAAACCCTTGCCGCCGGGGGCCGGTTGTCCGGCGTCTGCCTGGACATCCTGGCCGACCGGCTGGAACTTCTGGGGCTGGAGGCCAGGGAGGCCAAGGTCCGTCTGGCCCAGTGCCTGATCCTGGCCTGCGCGGGCGCGGCGCTTCTGGTCGTGGGCCTGGGGCTTGTCGGCGTGGCCGTGCTCATCGCCGTGCCGCCGCCATGGCGGGCCTGGGTGGCCGCCGGCATTGCCTTTGTCTGCCTGGCCGCGGGGGCGGGCGCCTTCTGGCGTCTGCGCCGCCGCCTGTCCGGGCTGCCGCGGGTCTTTTCCCAAACCGCCGCCGAGTTGCGAAAGGATCGCGAATGTTTTTAG
- a CDS encoding histidine kinase dimerization/phosphoacceptor domain -containing protein encodes MKIRWTLSIRGGLVLLALLAVLPALALQVYDGVLQRRHLIDDATMESRRSAASFAQVQASITDSTRLLLTTLAAMPEVRRLDTAACDALFASLLRQNPIYINILVTNRQGDIVASGLPYGRVNLADRKHFRDAMATGRFSAGEYIVSRTGFDPAFPFALPFRDNAGNTAGVLIAAVKLASYDRAFDKLLLPPGSMLGITDNKGVRLYYRPKTTTNPLGRPIKAEVWRRVAEGGEEGAFPQTGTDGRHRFFAYQKLSLEPGQAPYMTFVVGLPASVVLAPARKALATNLILLAATAFLALGVAWFFGGAVIARRLDRVAATADRIGRGDLTARTGLPYGAGGIGKVAKTLDSMAELLARHETARENALAALRRNQERMAHIAASMADWIWETDADARFVYVSARVRQAMGYDPEALLGKSFFDFLAPGEEARVRPVFEAARETGEPLRECVNWRVARDGLRRCISTSGVPWHDESGVFKGYRGVDRDVTARMQAEQELRESLDEKDTLLKEIHHRVKNNLQIISGLLYLQEEQVHDPTALESFRESRNRIASMALVHEELYRATSLSRIRLDDYIRELLPRLFGHDQKTPRLSFDCRLDPVGVPIEKAVPAGLALNELFTNAYKHGFAGRETGLLLVELREEEKDVVIKVRDDGPGLPEGFDPDAGATLGMQLIANLSRQLGGTVEAGNDGGAVFTLRFPK; translated from the coding sequence GTGAAAATCCGCTGGACCCTCTCCATCCGGGGCGGACTCGTTCTCCTGGCCCTTTTGGCCGTGCTGCCGGCACTGGCCCTGCAAGTCTATGACGGGGTCCTGCAGCGCCGCCACCTGATCGACGACGCCACCATGGAGTCGCGGCGTTCGGCGGCCTCCTTCGCCCAGGTCCAGGCCAGCATCACCGACAGCACCCGGCTGCTTCTCACCACCCTGGCCGCCATGCCCGAGGTGCGCCGCCTGGACACCGCCGCCTGCGACGCGCTTTTCGCCTCCCTGCTGCGACAAAACCCCATCTACATCAATATCCTCGTCACCAACCGGCAGGGCGACATCGTCGCCTCCGGCCTGCCCTACGGCCGGGTCAACCTAGCCGACCGCAAGCACTTCCGGGACGCCATGGCCACGGGCCGTTTTTCCGCCGGCGAATACATCGTCAGCCGCACGGGCTTCGACCCCGCCTTCCCCTTCGCCCTGCCCTTCCGCGACAACGCCGGCAACACGGCCGGCGTGCTCATCGCCGCGGTCAAGCTCGCCAGCTACGACAGGGCTTTCGACAAGCTGCTTTTGCCCCCGGGCTCCATGCTCGGCATCACCGACAACAAGGGCGTGCGCCTTTACTACCGGCCCAAAACCACGACAAACCCGCTGGGCCGGCCCATCAAGGCCGAGGTCTGGCGGCGCGTCGCCGAAGGCGGCGAGGAAGGCGCGTTTCCACAAACCGGCACCGACGGCCGCCACCGCTTTTTCGCCTACCAAAAGCTTTCCCTGGAGCCGGGGCAGGCCCCGTACATGACCTTCGTGGTGGGGCTGCCCGCATCCGTGGTGCTGGCCCCGGCCAGAAAAGCCCTGGCCACGAACCTGATTTTGCTGGCCGCGACCGCCTTCCTGGCCCTCGGCGTGGCCTGGTTTTTCGGCGGCGCGGTCATCGCCAGGCGGCTCGACCGGGTCGCCGCCACCGCCGACCGCATCGGACGCGGCGACCTGACCGCCCGCACGGGCCTGCCTTACGGCGCGGGCGGCATCGGCAAGGTGGCCAAGACCCTGGACTCCATGGCGGAGCTGCTCGCCCGACACGAAACGGCCCGCGAAAACGCCCTGGCCGCCCTGCGCCGCAACCAGGAGCGCATGGCCCATATCGCCGCCAGCATGGCCGACTGGATATGGGAAACCGATGCCGACGCCCGCTTCGTCTATGTCAGCGCCAGGGTGCGCCAAGCCATGGGCTACGATCCCGAGGCGCTTCTCGGCAAATCCTTTTTCGATTTCCTGGCCCCCGGCGAAGAGGCGCGGGTCCGGCCGGTCTTCGAGGCGGCCAGGGAGACGGGGGAACCCCTGCGCGAGTGCGTCAACTGGCGCGTGGCCCGGGACGGCCTGCGGCGCTGCATCAGCACGAGCGGCGTCCCCTGGCACGACGAATCCGGCGTATTCAAGGGCTACCGGGGCGTGGACAGGGACGTCACCGCGCGCATGCAGGCCGAACAGGAGCTGCGCGAGTCCCTGGACGAAAAGGACACCCTGCTCAAGGAAATCCACCACCGGGTCAAAAACAACCTCCAGATCATCTCCGGCCTGCTCTACCTCCAGGAAGAGCAGGTCCACGATCCGACGGCCTTGGAGAGCTTCCGCGAAAGCCGCAACCGCATCGCCTCCATGGCCCTCGTCCACGAGGAGCTTTACCGCGCGACCAGCCTGTCGCGCATCCGCCTCGACGACTACATCCGGGAGCTCTTGCCGCGCCTGTTCGGCCATGACCAGAAAACGCCCCGCCTGTCCTTCGATTGCCGCCTCGACCCGGTCGGCGTGCCCATCGAGAAGGCGGTGCCGGCCGGACTTGCCCTCAACGAGCTTTTCACCAACGCCTACAAACACGGCTTCGCCGGGCGCGAGACCGGACTCTTGCTCGTGGAGCTGCGCGAAGAGGAAAAAGACGTGGTCATCAAGGTCCGCGACGACGGCCCCGGCCTGCCCGAGGGCTTCGACCCGGATGCGGGGGCCACTCTCGGCATGCAGCTCATCGCCAACCTGTCCCGGCAGCTCGGCGGAACCGTGGAGGCCGGAAACGACGGCGGCGCGGTCTTCACCCTGCGTTTTCCCAAATGA
- a CDS encoding DUF883 family protein: MPRKPAYADQASEELREIVRHAGALLDATADEADERIQKARQRLEERLEAAKGKYADIEGLLDETVATADRMVREKPYHVVGGSFLLGLFLGWFMSRK; encoded by the coding sequence ATGCCAAGGAAACCCGCCTATGCCGACCAGGCCTCCGAGGAATTGCGCGAAATCGTGCGCCACGCCGGGGCGCTCCTCGACGCCACGGCCGACGAGGCCGACGAGCGCATCCAAAAGGCCAGGCAGCGCCTGGAGGAACGCCTCGAAGCCGCCAAAGGCAAATACGCCGACATCGAGGGGCTGCTCGACGAGACCGTGGCCACGGCGGACCGCATGGTGCGCGAAAAACCCTACCACGTCGTGGGCGGCTCCTTTCTGCTGGGGCTGTTCCTCGGCTGGTTCATGAGCAGGAAGTAG